In Paenarthrobacter sp. GOM3, a single window of DNA contains:
- a CDS encoding TM0106 family RecB-like putative nuclease produces MFFLDSETAGAPQDLVFSASDLVIAATCEYQLLRKLDEKLGRTPKPDFPPDAMLERTAQLGDVHEHRVLDDFVAEFGHWDPTTGKGVYDVVPADAMDRTTLSAKHAESIDALKSGADVVFQAAFFDGQFHGRSDFLVKRPGGMYAVFDTKLARHAKVTALLQLAAYGDQMLKAGITPDPTITLVLGNRVHSDHPLSQVLPVFRERRERFLGMTATHRADDGPVAWGDPRYSACGRCDYCAQQVQLHQDLLMVAGMRISRRKKLIEAGITTIDQLAAMPATGDPTLLRLREQAQLQTGTGTPDGTVKYTDKAGEAKSVSYTVLPDNTLGRLPVPDPGDIFFDFEGDPLWQDPVTGKWGLEYLFGIIENPVEPGAAPVFRPFWAHSRAEEGHAFVDFLDYVAKRRAQYPGMHIYHYAAYEKTALRNLSLTHVVGESAVDDLLREGVLVDLYDTVRHSIRVSENSYSIKKLEPLYMGQHLRSGDVTDAGASVVAYADFCTARDTGEAETAAAILEGIRDYNEYDCLSTLELRNWLLKRAAERSVEPGSLVDVVASPSEDAAPKYEAAPEETALFEYLSGLPEDQAATADARAIGIVAAGVGYHRREDKQHWWGHFDRLEKPTSQWPDERDLFVVDHAELLQDWAKPTPRSNPARTVKLYGRSGDGAGLEAGKKYFRMYGSPLPDALQGKESAVLGRAGWNGTLVAEVGEDQDFETVTITESLRKDSTAFSQVPMALTPDPPIATNGQRAALAALATQLKDALPDWPQDPALDLVRRRPPKLRSLEALPGVEPGPNGYIDAITAAVTDLDDSYLAVQGPPGSGKTHVGAHVLARLIAKGWKVGVVAQSHAVVENMLCAAVEKAGVDPQRVAKEVKHDNPVPWMHCGKGNVEDLLAKPGGALIGGTAWTMVGKEVPAGSLDLLVIDEAGQFSLANTMAVSRAAKRLLLLGDPQQLPQVTQGKHPEPVDESALGWLSDGYNTLPPELGYFLALSWRMHPELCSAVSELSYDNRLESAPAAKERHLEEASPGISCVYVPHTGNSSNSPEEAAEVVRQVQAHLGLEWLDPSEAPEPKPLQESDVLVVAAYNAQVQLVKHELRAAGLLSVRVGTVDKFQGQEAPVVIVSMAASAAAEVPRGMEFLLLRNRINVAVSRGQWRAVVVRSPELTNYLPTHPEGLENLGGFVALCQRSVGTADGPKQAR; encoded by the coding sequence GTGTTCTTTCTCGATTCCGAGACCGCAGGCGCCCCGCAGGACCTGGTCTTCTCCGCCAGCGACCTCGTCATCGCTGCCACCTGCGAGTACCAGTTGCTTCGGAAACTCGATGAAAAGCTGGGCCGGACCCCCAAACCGGACTTCCCGCCAGACGCCATGCTCGAGCGCACCGCACAGCTGGGAGACGTCCATGAGCACAGGGTGCTGGATGACTTCGTGGCTGAGTTTGGGCACTGGGATCCGACGACAGGAAAAGGCGTTTACGACGTCGTTCCCGCCGACGCGATGGACCGCACCACCCTTTCGGCCAAGCATGCGGAATCCATCGACGCCCTGAAATCCGGCGCGGATGTCGTGTTCCAGGCCGCCTTCTTCGACGGCCAGTTCCATGGCCGCTCTGACTTTCTGGTGAAGCGTCCCGGTGGCATGTACGCAGTCTTTGACACCAAGCTGGCCCGCCATGCCAAGGTCACTGCCCTCCTGCAATTGGCCGCCTACGGAGATCAGATGCTGAAGGCCGGCATCACGCCTGACCCTACGATCACCCTGGTCCTGGGCAACCGTGTCCACAGCGACCACCCTTTGTCGCAGGTCCTCCCGGTATTCAGGGAACGCCGCGAACGATTCCTTGGCATGACCGCTACGCACAGGGCTGATGATGGTCCTGTTGCCTGGGGCGATCCCCGCTACTCCGCATGCGGCCGCTGCGATTACTGCGCCCAACAGGTCCAGCTCCACCAGGACCTCCTGATGGTGGCAGGGATGCGCATCAGCCGGCGGAAGAAACTGATCGAGGCCGGGATCACCACCATCGACCAACTGGCAGCAATGCCGGCTACGGGTGACCCCACATTGCTGCGACTCCGGGAGCAAGCCCAGCTGCAGACCGGAACGGGCACACCTGACGGAACCGTCAAATACACGGACAAGGCCGGCGAAGCCAAGTCGGTGAGTTACACAGTGCTTCCCGACAACACTTTGGGCAGGCTTCCCGTGCCGGACCCGGGCGACATCTTCTTCGACTTCGAAGGCGATCCGCTCTGGCAGGACCCTGTCACCGGCAAATGGGGACTCGAGTACCTGTTCGGCATCATCGAGAACCCTGTAGAACCCGGGGCCGCACCAGTGTTCCGGCCTTTCTGGGCCCACTCGCGTGCCGAAGAAGGCCACGCATTCGTGGATTTTCTGGACTACGTGGCCAAACGCCGCGCACAGTATCCCGGCATGCACATCTACCACTACGCCGCCTACGAAAAAACGGCCCTCAGGAACCTTTCCCTCACCCACGTGGTGGGCGAATCCGCCGTCGACGATCTCCTGCGCGAGGGCGTCCTGGTGGACCTTTACGACACCGTGCGCCACAGCATCCGGGTCTCCGAAAACTCGTACAGCATCAAGAAGCTTGAGCCTCTCTACATGGGCCAGCACCTGCGCTCCGGGGACGTCACCGACGCCGGCGCCTCCGTGGTTGCCTACGCGGACTTCTGCACGGCGCGGGACACCGGTGAGGCTGAAACTGCGGCAGCAATCCTCGAGGGCATCCGGGACTACAACGAATACGACTGCCTCTCAACCCTGGAGCTGCGCAACTGGTTGCTGAAGCGGGCGGCCGAGCGCTCCGTTGAACCGGGCAGTTTGGTTGATGTTGTGGCCAGCCCGTCGGAGGACGCCGCGCCGAAGTACGAGGCCGCTCCTGAGGAAACCGCCTTGTTCGAGTACCTGTCGGGGCTGCCGGAAGATCAGGCTGCCACTGCGGATGCCCGCGCCATTGGCATCGTCGCAGCTGGAGTGGGCTACCACCGCCGTGAGGACAAACAGCACTGGTGGGGGCACTTCGACCGCTTGGAAAAGCCAACGTCGCAGTGGCCAGACGAGCGTGACCTCTTCGTGGTGGATCACGCTGAACTGCTCCAGGATTGGGCCAAGCCGACCCCTCGGAGCAACCCGGCACGGACGGTGAAGCTCTATGGCCGCTCGGGGGACGGAGCAGGACTCGAGGCCGGCAAGAAGTACTTCAGAATGTATGGGTCGCCGCTTCCGGACGCCTTGCAGGGGAAGGAATCGGCCGTGCTGGGCCGTGCCGGCTGGAACGGGACCTTGGTCGCCGAGGTTGGCGAGGACCAGGACTTCGAAACGGTCACCATCACCGAAAGCCTTCGCAAGGACTCCACTGCGTTCAGCCAAGTCCCCATGGCGCTGACTCCGGATCCGCCCATTGCCACCAATGGGCAGCGGGCAGCCCTCGCCGCGCTGGCAACGCAGCTCAAGGACGCCCTTCCGGACTGGCCACAGGACCCGGCACTGGACCTGGTGCGGAGAAGGCCGCCCAAGCTACGGAGCCTGGAGGCCCTGCCTGGTGTGGAGCCCGGGCCTAATGGATACATCGACGCCATCACTGCGGCCGTTACCGACCTGGACGATTCCTACCTGGCCGTCCAGGGTCCTCCGGGGAGTGGCAAGACCCACGTCGGTGCCCACGTCTTGGCGCGGCTCATAGCCAAAGGCTGGAAGGTGGGCGTTGTGGCGCAGTCGCACGCCGTGGTGGAGAACATGCTGTGCGCCGCCGTGGAGAAAGCAGGGGTGGATCCGCAGCGGGTTGCCAAGGAAGTCAAGCACGATAACCCCGTGCCGTGGATGCACTGCGGAAAGGGCAACGTCGAGGACTTGCTCGCCAAGCCGGGAGGTGCCCTGATCGGCGGGACCGCCTGGACCATGGTTGGCAAGGAAGTCCCCGCTGGTTCCTTGGATTTGCTGGTCATCGACGAAGCCGGCCAATTCTCGCTGGCTAACACCATGGCAGTGAGTCGTGCAGCCAAGCGACTCCTGCTCTTGGGCGATCCGCAGCAGCTGCCCCAGGTCACGCAGGGCAAACATCCAGAACCCGTAGATGAGTCGGCACTTGGCTGGCTCTCCGATGGCTACAACACCTTGCCGCCGGAACTGGGCTATTTCCTGGCCCTGTCCTGGCGCATGCATCCCGAACTCTGCAGCGCAGTTTCAGAGCTCTCGTACGACAACCGGCTCGAGTCCGCGCCTGCCGCCAAGGAACGCCACTTGGAAGAGGCGAGTCCCGGGATCTCCTGCGTCTATGTCCCGCACACCGGGAACTCGAGCAACTCGCCCGAAGAGGCCGCCGAAGTGGTCAGGCAGGTCCAAGCCCATCTGGGACTGGAATGGCTGGATCCCTCGGAGGCCCCCGAGCCTAAGCCTCTCCAGGAATCCGACGTCCTGGTGGTCGCGGCCTACAACGCCCAAGTCCAGCTCGTCAAGCATGAGCTCCGGGCCGCAGGCCTTCTCAGCGTGCGGGTAGGGACAGTGGACAAGTTCCAAGGGCAGGAAGCACCGGTGGTCATCGTGTCCATGGCCGCCTCGGCAGCCGCTGAGGTTCCCCGGGGCATGGAGTTCCTGCTCCTGCGCAACCGGATCAACGTGGCGGTGTCACGCGGTCAGTGGCGTGCCGTCGTCGTGCGTTCACCGGAACTGACAAACTACCTCCCGACGCATCCGGAGGGACTGGAGAACCTGGGCGGCTTCGTGGCCCTGTGCCAACGGAGTGTTGGCACAGCTGATGGCCCTAAACAGGCCCGTTAA
- a CDS encoding nucleoside deaminase, producing MTETARTADPAFEAAFQAAQKSLSEGGIPIGAALARNGVVIASGHNERVQHGDPIAHGEMSALRAAGRQKSYRDTTLYTTLAPCAMCTGTIIQFKIPRVVVGEAETFPGEFDLLRSRGVEVVVLDDPRCVDMMRTFQERHPELWAEDIAE from the coding sequence ATGACTGAAACAGCCCGCACCGCAGACCCCGCTTTTGAAGCCGCGTTCCAGGCCGCGCAGAAGAGTCTCAGCGAGGGCGGGATCCCCATCGGAGCTGCCTTGGCCCGCAACGGTGTTGTCATCGCAAGCGGCCACAACGAACGCGTGCAGCACGGCGACCCGATCGCGCACGGGGAGATGTCCGCACTACGCGCCGCCGGACGACAGAAAAGCTACCGTGACACCACGCTTTACACCACGTTGGCGCCGTGTGCGATGTGCACCGGGACCATCATCCAGTTCAAGATCCCACGCGTTGTAGTGGGCGAGGCGGAGACCTTTCCCGGCGAGTTCGATCTCCTCCGTTCACGCGGCGTGGAAGTGGTGGTTTTGGATGATCCCCGGTGCGTCGACATGATGCGGACCTTCCAGGAAAGGCACCCGGAACTGTGGGCTGAGGACATCGCTGAATAG
- a CDS encoding CBS domain-containing protein, whose protein sequence is MSVVREFMSTDCQCIEEDKTLQDAAMLMRDLDCGSLPICGHDGKLTGFITDRDIVVKCLAEGKDAREVRAGDLATGKPYWVDADANVDDAIAMMEEHQVRRLPVISDHKLVGIISQGDIARHHYAEDRLGEMVEHISAKEHMAH, encoded by the coding sequence ATGAGTGTCGTACGTGAATTCATGTCAACGGACTGCCAGTGCATCGAAGAGGACAAAACTCTTCAGGATGCCGCCATGCTGATGAGGGACCTGGACTGCGGCTCACTTCCCATCTGCGGCCACGACGGCAAGCTCACAGGCTTCATCACCGACCGCGACATTGTGGTCAAGTGCTTGGCTGAGGGCAAGGACGCCCGGGAAGTCCGTGCCGGCGACCTCGCCACAGGAAAGCCCTACTGGGTTGACGCTGATGCCAACGTCGATGACGCCATTGCCATGATGGAAGAGCACCAGGTGCGCCGCCTGCCGGTCATTAGCGACCATAAGCTGGTTGGCATCATCAGCCAGGGCGACATCGCCCGCCACCACTACGCAGAAGATCGCCTCGGTGAAATGGTGGAGCACATCTCCGCCAAGGAGCACATGGCCCACTAG
- a CDS encoding Tex family protein, with product MVTSNLQHQSADSAIHAQIAEELGVKAWQVKAAVELLDAGSTVPFIARYRKEATGTLDDTQLRDLEERLRYLRELEERRKSVLEAIAAQGKLTPELEAAVVGADTKARLEDIYLPFKSKRRTKAQIAREAGLEPLADVLLANPQLDPTTEAAKYLNAEHSIDDATAALAGARAILVERVGQDADLAEDLRERLWKQGRMVSRVKKGMEAEGQKFKDYFEFTQVPSGMPSHRVLALLRGEKDGVLELDLAEADPADDDALAAARGRYENAVAKCLGVSNQGRPADTWLTQTAQLAWRGRILDRLTTDLRGRMFADAEDEAVRVFAANLRDVLLAAPAGNRATLGLDPGLRTGVKVAVVDGTGKVVTTDTIYPHAPAKKWDEALATLGRLAKQYNVELVAIGNGTASRETDKLATELIKSLEAAGSKGIQKLVVSEAGASVYSASALAASELPGMDVSLRGAVSIARRLQDPLAELVKIEPKSIGVGQYQHDVTAAKLDRSLDAVVEDCVNAVGVDVNTASPALLSRVAGVGPLLSENIVAYRNENGPFAKRSDLKKVPRLGAKAFEQCAGFLRITGGAEPLDASSVHPEAYSVARKILVAAGGGPATQLDPQAFVDGTFGLPTVKDIMSELEKPGRDPRPAFKAASFSEGIEKISDLKPGMILEGTVTNVAAFGAFVDVGVHQDGLVHVSALSNKFVSDPREIVKSGQVVRVKVLEADSERKRISLTLRLDDEPGTGGGRTSGGRSSGDGQRPGGQGQRGGQPGQRAGGQGDRRGNQGRPQQGGQRQGKPQQAPSAPANTAMAEALRRAGLGK from the coding sequence ATGGTGACTTCAAATCTCCAACACCAGTCAGCCGACTCCGCTATCCACGCCCAGATTGCCGAAGAACTCGGCGTCAAAGCCTGGCAGGTCAAGGCCGCGGTGGAACTGCTCGACGCCGGATCCACCGTTCCGTTTATCGCCCGCTACCGCAAGGAAGCCACCGGGACGCTCGACGACACCCAGCTCCGCGACCTTGAAGAACGCCTCAGGTACCTGCGGGAGCTGGAAGAACGGCGCAAGTCCGTCCTCGAAGCGATTGCCGCCCAAGGCAAGCTGACCCCGGAACTGGAAGCCGCCGTCGTCGGTGCCGACACAAAGGCGCGGCTGGAGGATATCTACCTTCCCTTCAAATCCAAGCGCCGCACCAAAGCCCAGATCGCCCGCGAGGCCGGGCTGGAACCGCTCGCCGATGTGCTGCTGGCCAACCCGCAGCTGGACCCCACCACCGAAGCCGCCAAATACCTGAACGCAGAGCACTCCATCGACGACGCCACCGCGGCGCTCGCGGGTGCGCGGGCCATCCTGGTAGAGCGCGTCGGGCAGGATGCGGACTTGGCTGAGGACCTCCGCGAACGGCTCTGGAAGCAAGGCCGCATGGTCTCCCGCGTCAAGAAGGGCATGGAGGCTGAAGGCCAGAAGTTCAAGGACTACTTCGAGTTCACCCAGGTGCCCTCGGGGATGCCGTCGCACCGCGTCCTTGCCTTGCTGCGTGGTGAGAAGGACGGCGTCCTGGAGCTGGACCTCGCCGAAGCAGACCCCGCCGACGACGACGCCCTGGCCGCCGCCCGCGGCCGGTACGAGAACGCTGTGGCCAAGTGCCTAGGGGTTTCCAATCAGGGCAGGCCCGCCGATACCTGGCTGACGCAGACCGCGCAGCTGGCCTGGCGTGGACGAATCCTGGATCGGCTCACCACGGACCTTCGTGGTCGCATGTTCGCGGACGCGGAAGATGAAGCCGTGCGCGTCTTCGCTGCCAACCTGCGCGATGTCCTGCTCGCCGCACCGGCCGGAAACCGCGCAACGCTGGGCCTGGACCCAGGTTTGCGGACCGGGGTGAAGGTCGCGGTGGTGGATGGAACCGGCAAGGTGGTCACTACAGACACCATCTACCCACACGCGCCCGCAAAGAAGTGGGACGAAGCACTGGCCACCCTCGGCCGGCTCGCAAAGCAATACAACGTGGAACTGGTCGCGATCGGCAACGGGACGGCTTCCCGCGAGACAGACAAGCTGGCAACCGAACTCATCAAGTCCCTTGAGGCTGCCGGGTCCAAGGGTATCCAGAAGCTGGTGGTGTCCGAGGCCGGGGCCTCGGTGTACTCCGCGTCCGCGCTCGCAGCTTCTGAGCTTCCAGGGATGGATGTGTCGCTCCGAGGTGCTGTGTCCATTGCCCGCCGCTTGCAGGATCCGCTGGCGGAACTGGTCAAGATTGAGCCGAAGTCCATCGGTGTGGGGCAGTACCAGCACGACGTCACCGCCGCGAAGCTGGACCGTTCATTGGATGCCGTGGTGGAGGACTGCGTGAACGCTGTGGGAGTGGATGTGAACACTGCTTCGCCTGCGCTGCTCAGTCGGGTGGCCGGTGTCGGGCCGCTGCTCAGCGAGAACATCGTGGCTTACAGGAACGAGAATGGTCCGTTCGCCAAGCGAAGCGACCTCAAGAAGGTGCCGCGGCTGGGCGCGAAGGCCTTCGAACAGTGCGCAGGATTCCTTCGGATTACCGGGGGAGCGGAGCCCTTGGACGCCTCCAGCGTCCACCCCGAGGCGTACTCCGTAGCCCGTAAGATCCTGGTCGCGGCCGGTGGCGGACCTGCCACGCAATTGGACCCGCAGGCCTTCGTCGATGGCACGTTCGGCCTTCCCACGGTCAAGGACATCATGTCTGAGCTGGAGAAGCCGGGCCGCGATCCCCGTCCCGCGTTCAAGGCGGCATCGTTCTCCGAAGGCATCGAGAAGATCTCCGACCTCAAGCCCGGCATGATCCTGGAAGGCACGGTCACCAATGTTGCCGCTTTTGGCGCGTTCGTGGACGTGGGAGTGCACCAGGACGGTTTGGTCCACGTCTCGGCCCTGTCCAACAAGTTCGTGTCGGATCCGCGCGAGATCGTGAAGTCCGGCCAGGTTGTCCGGGTCAAGGTCCTTGAGGCCGATTCCGAGCGCAAGCGCATCTCATTGACGTTGAGGCTCGACGACGAACCCGGCACGGGGGGCGGCCGCACCTCAGGTGGGCGTTCTTCAGGTGATGGCCAGCGTCCTGGAGGACAGGGGCAGCGCGGCGGCCAACCCGGTCAACGAGCTGGAGGTCAGGGCGATCGCCGCGGTAACCAGGGCCGCCCGCAGCAGGGTGGGCAGCGTCAGGGCAAGCCCCAGCAGGCACCGTCCGCGCCCGCCAATACGGCAATGGCCGAAGCGCTGCGCAGGGCAGGGTTGGGGAAGTAA